A single window of Opitutaceae bacterium DNA harbors:
- a CDS encoding RraA family protein: MNTSTEDEGLLQKEAKMMKLERLIATREAISTRPFPIPEAELLARYEQLYTGAISDVLREHALLDQAIGQLIPLRPERTVAGIAFTVKSAPSVKVTGEMTYRTRMLEDMRADSFVVWDTSNDEKATLWGGVMTATAAAKGIRGALIDGGIRDTHQILEKDFPVFYRYRIPNGSLGRCLITHYQVPILIRGVVIKPGDVILGDIDGVVVVPRDLAFEILVRAEEIRSNEKKIFSWVAEGRSVRQITDKGGYF, encoded by the coding sequence ATGAACACCTCAACCGAAGATGAAGGCCTCCTCCAGAAAGAGGCGAAGATGATGAAGCTGGAGCGGCTGATCGCCACCCGGGAGGCGATCTCCACGCGCCCGTTTCCCATCCCGGAGGCTGAACTGCTGGCACGCTATGAACAGCTTTACACCGGTGCCATCAGCGACGTCCTGCGCGAGCATGCCCTTCTCGACCAGGCGATCGGGCAACTCATTCCCCTGCGGCCGGAACGGACCGTCGCCGGCATTGCCTTCACCGTAAAGAGCGCTCCAAGCGTGAAGGTCACTGGCGAGATGACCTACCGCACCCGGATGCTCGAGGACATGCGAGCCGACTCCTTTGTGGTCTGGGACACGAGCAACGACGAAAAGGCAACCTTGTGGGGTGGAGTGATGACCGCCACGGCTGCAGCCAAAGGCATCCGCGGCGCGCTGATTGATGGAGGCATTCGTGACACCCATCAGATCCTGGAGAAGGACTTTCCCGTTTTCTACAGGTATCGCATTCCGAACGGGAGTCTCGGACGCTGCCTTATCACTCACTACCAAGTTCCCATCCTCATCCGCGGCGTGGTGATCAAGCCGGGTGATGTGATTCTCGGTGACATCGATGGTGTTGTTGTGGTGCCGCGGGACCTTGCCTTCGAGATTCTGGTCCGGGCTGAAGAGATCCGAAGCAACGAGAAGAAGATCTTTTCCTGGGTGGCGGAGGGCAGGAGTGTGCGCCAGATCACCGACAAGGGCGGGTACTTTTGA
- a CDS encoding mannonate dehydratase — protein sequence MILADFLPARRDRSWDYALQAGVSHAIVRCHPRDTDLPPPYEIDTLRKIQRNFADAGITVCGLEGDEFDMQRIKLGRPGRDEDLERYQRMLHHLGELGIPLLCYNFMASIGWCRTHTQVPIRGGALTNRFQLSALPSQPVEEADRISTEQLWTNYIVFLNAVLPAAERAGVRLGLHPDDPPLSPLRGVARIFSTVADFDRALALSSSPSHAVTFCQANFRLMGADLAATARRWAPRLAFLHFRDVEGTATDFTETFHDAGPTDMPALLRHYHEIGFRGPIRVDHVPSLAGEAGLPHGYAHLGRLFALGYMKGILDSFHIPYS from the coding sequence ATGATCCTGGCCGATTTCCTGCCTGCCCGACGCGACCGGTCGTGGGACTACGCCCTTCAGGCCGGGGTGTCGCATGCCATCGTGCGATGCCATCCCCGGGACACCGATCTGCCTCCTCCTTACGAAATCGACACGCTGCGAAAGATTCAGCGAAATTTTGCCGATGCAGGGATCACTGTCTGCGGACTCGAGGGGGACGAGTTTGACATGCAACGCATCAAGCTCGGACGGCCGGGTCGGGACGAGGACCTTGAACGGTACCAGCGGATGCTGCATCATCTGGGGGAACTCGGCATTCCCCTGCTCTGCTATAATTTCATGGCAAGCATCGGGTGGTGCCGCACGCACACCCAGGTGCCAATCCGGGGCGGCGCCCTCACCAACCGTTTTCAACTGTCCGCCCTCCCATCGCAACCCGTGGAGGAGGCCGATCGCATATCAACGGAGCAACTGTGGACAAACTACATCGTCTTCTTGAATGCCGTGCTGCCCGCCGCGGAACGAGCCGGCGTGCGGCTCGGCCTGCATCCGGACGATCCTCCATTGTCACCGCTGCGAGGCGTGGCCCGCATCTTCAGCACCGTGGCGGATTTTGATCGGGCACTGGCATTGAGCAGTTCCCCCAGCCATGCTGTGACCTTTTGCCAGGCGAACTTTCGCCTGATGGGTGCCGACCTTGCCGCGACGGCGCGGCGCTGGGCTCCACGACTGGCGTTTCTACACTTTCGTGATGTCGAAGGAACGGCAACGGATTTCACCGAGACCTTTCATGATGCCGGGCCCACGGACATGCCGGCCCTGCTGCGTCACTACCACGAGATCGGCTTTCGCGGCCCCATCCGGGTAGACCATGTGCCCTCGCTCGCGGGAGAGGCCGGGTTACCGCATGGATATGCGCACCTGGGCCGTCTCTTCGCCCTCGGCTACATGAAGGGCATTCTCGACTCCTTCCACATTCCCTACAGCTGA
- a CDS encoding glycosyl hydrolase 115 family protein — protein MAPVWIALAAMEGLAASASAARFERAGVVRLATTTEGAAIDLALVDLAADLERVLGTRGVRTPAAQADVVVSVDPRLGGAEAWHIEISPERVVISGGDLLGAVHGIYAFSERALGVDPLWFWKGMPSEGRERIALAAQTWMSPAAKFRYRGWFINDEDLLTEFGTSGGPRHIDYPFYSRVIDYAIADRIFECLLRLGGNLIIPASFVNILNPPEAELVRRAADRGLYVSQHHVEPMGVSHFGFENFWRERGQEKKFSYSTDPEAVRTVWRAHAKRWREIAGDRVIWQLGMRGRGDRPIWIDDKNIRPETGGEFISRAMADQAAIVREVDPRDRPPMTATLFLEGAELMASGALRFPDGLTVVFADHGPTQELQRDFETAPRLPDYTYGVYYHVAFWRQGPHLVQGVAPSRIVRTLRQLEERGDTAYAIVNVSNIREHALGAHVFIRAALHSTERPLAETLVEFAPAATLPFMNAFHAALPKRADGVWIQDGDCVEIAESFLRASSREAALQAMERLVPAEQLEAAARALDAVGQAGDLSVLSARWRGWTRDYYLTQAAYLAELYRMSAALRRNDVPGAIRHLESSLAVRAPLATGPWEGWYVGDRKANWPGIFQRLRQLDASPP, from the coding sequence TTGGCACCTGTCTGGATCGCGCTGGCCGCTATGGAGGGCCTTGCAGCGTCGGCTTCTGCGGCACGTTTCGAGCGTGCCGGTGTCGTGCGCCTCGCGACGACCACGGAGGGGGCGGCGATCGACCTCGCCTTGGTCGATCTCGCCGCTGATCTGGAACGCGTGCTCGGCACCCGCGGCGTGCGGACGCCTGCCGCGCAGGCCGACGTGGTCGTGAGTGTCGATCCCCGCCTCGGAGGCGCCGAGGCCTGGCACATCGAGATTTCACCCGAACGCGTGGTCATTTCGGGAGGAGACCTACTCGGGGCCGTGCACGGCATCTATGCCTTCAGCGAACGCGCCCTTGGTGTGGATCCCTTGTGGTTTTGGAAAGGCATGCCTTCAGAGGGGCGGGAACGGATCGCACTGGCGGCGCAGACCTGGATGTCCCCGGCCGCGAAGTTCCGGTACCGGGGCTGGTTCATCAACGACGAGGACCTCCTGACCGAGTTCGGCACCAGCGGCGGACCGCGGCACATCGACTATCCGTTCTATTCGCGGGTGATCGACTATGCGATCGCCGACCGGATTTTCGAATGTCTGCTGCGCCTGGGTGGCAACCTCATCATCCCGGCCTCGTTCGTCAACATCCTCAACCCTCCGGAGGCTGAACTGGTACGGCGCGCGGCTGACCGCGGGCTTTATGTGTCGCAGCATCACGTCGAGCCAATGGGCGTAAGCCACTTTGGGTTCGAGAATTTCTGGCGCGAGCGGGGGCAGGAAAAGAAATTCAGTTACTCGACGGATCCAGAGGCGGTGCGCACAGTCTGGCGCGCGCACGCGAAACGCTGGCGCGAGATTGCCGGCGATCGCGTCATCTGGCAGCTCGGCATGCGCGGCCGCGGAGACCGGCCGATCTGGATCGACGACAAGAACATCCGGCCCGAGACCGGTGGTGAATTTATCTCGCGTGCCATGGCCGACCAGGCGGCGATTGTCCGCGAGGTCGATCCGCGGGACCGGCCTCCGATGACGGCAACCTTGTTCCTGGAGGGTGCCGAGCTCATGGCGAGCGGGGCGCTCCGTTTTCCGGACGGCCTGACCGTCGTGTTCGCCGATCATGGCCCCACTCAGGAGTTGCAGCGTGATTTCGAGACCGCCCCGAGGCTGCCCGATTACACTTACGGAGTATATTACCACGTGGCGTTTTGGCGGCAAGGCCCGCATCTTGTGCAAGGCGTCGCGCCGTCGCGCATCGTGCGCACGCTTCGGCAGCTCGAAGAGCGTGGCGACACCGCCTATGCGATCGTGAATGTCTCGAACATTCGCGAGCACGCGCTCGGCGCTCACGTTTTCATCCGTGCGGCCCTGCATAGCACGGAACGGCCGCTCGCCGAAACGCTGGTGGAGTTCGCCCCCGCCGCAACCCTGCCGTTCATGAACGCATTCCACGCCGCGCTGCCGAAACGGGCCGATGGGGTGTGGATCCAGGACGGCGATTGCGTGGAGATTGCGGAGAGTTTCCTGCGCGCATCGAGCCGGGAGGCCGCGCTGCAGGCGATGGAGCGCCTTGTTCCGGCGGAACAGCTGGAGGCGGCCGCCAGGGCGCTCGACGCCGTCGGACAGGCGGGTGATCTCTCCGTCCTGTCGGCTCGCTGGCGCGGCTGGACGCGCGACTACTACCTCACGCAGGCCGCCTATCTCGCGGAGCTTTACCGCATGTCGGCCGCGCTGCGTCGCAACGACGTGCCCGGCGCGATTCGCCATCTCGAAAGTTCCCTCGCCGTGCGGGCCCCGCTCGCCACGGGTCCGTGGGAGGGCTGGTATGTCGGAGACCGCAAGGCCAACTGGCCCGGCATCTTCCAACGTCTCCGCCAGCTCGATGCGTCCCCGCCTTGA
- a CDS encoding TonB-dependent receptor plug domain-containing protein, producing MNVTSFPPAIRSILASVLHCLPVRAMVVSGLGLWVHLCVAQTKTAGRTATPAASEPAIELSPFVVGASADVGYQATESLAGTGLKTKLTDIGASVSVINSKFLEDTGSTNLRDLLVYQTNMETTGFGGNLSGAEPAPGGVAGEPSLSAGSPGTRVRGLAEATLARNFFRSFIPMDSYNTERVEINRGANALLFGVGSPAGIINTTTLGADLHKQAGSVEVSGNNHGGYRSVLKYNHVILPNELAIRVGAVHAREKFQQKFAFTDTDRQYVAGAWDVRRLRNRGLLSSTTLRASYEQGEIESNRPRTLTPSDRLSSWFSSTLPDDLEALGAREKVSYDPTRGPFNVFNLANRNASIGVIENVNRSPTLFFQDVNSVSPRDNVPVNGAGQSVIGRPMVSNNVFYPSTGLTGIAVAAYSREMSRLRSDYGLPDGAFYTSENLRDPTIFDFFNNTLIGPNSEGLANLKALDLSLEQLVWDRKAGFEVAFSRQAWDEGLQSLMPQSAPYISIDVNTRMWTGEANPNYGRPFVSTAGRATYNDVEAETTRAKAFFEIDLRGRQRRWLGWLLGRHIVSSLVQKETLTTENRGGGSTHYTPDFWTNGNNQSRGAGQSKQIVTWVYLGPSLAGASSPSGAGLSGLQKNLLNFQDTLTSQNVIIQRVPAPSAAVAGQAQYQPTHGPLTILRENREVTNTAGYANLNQRTLDSQAISMQSYLLGELVVGTAGWRKEKSSILGANAPFAPGGEGYVLVDSPNYSLKNPDLVPQKFQQTLFAWSAVGKTPERWIRRIPVLSALNLYYGESENFSPPETRTFDAFRNEIPPPRGLTEEGGIYLEAFDGRIALRINSFKTTQTGSFNTVVSAIPATIVSLHNTVFNMVRSGLVSNGGNGFPSGYVPPPDELLRTFSVQVQPSGFISSTNPGVRDTSDFVTEGKEIELSFRPTRGLSFVLNVAQQQSVRSNTGRAVRRLLFDTPTSTGDSLAAEWLKPWARQIPLNAGALGKEGSNDINLLGNNFLINALNRYNVAASGDGAPVQELREWRVNFVGNYQFQTGRLKGWGVGAGVRWQDRAAIGFPVATFESDMSPSDGIPELSDLRISDVHHPYFGPTETRYDAWLSYGTRIFRNRVPLKLQLNVRNLFTHDQLVPAVANPDGTIPVWSIAEGRKITLSAKFSF from the coding sequence ATGAATGTCACGTCTTTCCCTCCCGCGATCAGGTCCATCCTCGCGTCTGTGCTCCACTGCCTCCCTGTGCGCGCCATGGTTGTTTCCGGACTTGGCCTCTGGGTTCACCTTTGCGTGGCCCAGACCAAAACGGCCGGCCGCACTGCCACACCTGCCGCGAGTGAACCCGCCATTGAACTCTCTCCCTTTGTTGTGGGTGCCAGCGCCGATGTCGGTTACCAGGCCACGGAATCGCTCGCGGGCACCGGTCTAAAGACCAAGCTGACCGACATCGGCGCGTCGGTCTCGGTGATCAACTCCAAGTTTCTCGAAGACACCGGTTCAACCAACCTGCGCGATCTGCTGGTCTACCAGACCAATATGGAAACCACTGGATTCGGTGGCAATCTCTCTGGAGCGGAGCCAGCTCCCGGAGGAGTGGCGGGGGAACCCAGTCTGAGCGCCGGTTCGCCTGGCACGCGCGTCCGCGGCCTGGCGGAAGCAACTCTGGCCAGGAATTTTTTCCGGAGCTTCATTCCGATGGACAGCTATAATACGGAGCGCGTGGAGATCAACCGCGGAGCCAATGCCCTGCTCTTCGGAGTGGGCAGCCCGGCCGGAATCATCAATACCACCACGCTCGGTGCCGATCTGCACAAGCAGGCGGGCAGCGTCGAGGTCTCCGGCAACAATCACGGCGGCTACCGCAGTGTGCTCAAGTACAATCATGTGATATTGCCAAATGAACTGGCGATCCGCGTTGGTGCCGTGCATGCGCGTGAGAAGTTTCAGCAGAAGTTCGCCTTCACTGACACCGACCGACAGTATGTCGCTGGTGCCTGGGATGTCCGCCGGCTGCGCAATCGAGGCCTCCTCTCATCCACCACGCTTCGCGCCTCCTACGAACAGGGCGAGATTGAATCGAATCGTCCTCGTACGCTGACTCCGTCGGATCGCCTCTCCTCGTGGTTCTCATCGACGCTGCCCGATGATCTGGAGGCGCTGGGAGCCCGGGAAAAAGTCTCGTATGACCCCACCCGCGGTCCATTCAACGTCTTCAATCTCGCCAATCGGAACGCCAGTATCGGCGTCATTGAAAACGTCAACCGTTCACCCACGCTCTTTTTTCAGGACGTCAATTCCGTCTCGCCCAGGGACAATGTACCGGTCAACGGCGCAGGCCAGTCGGTCATTGGACGTCCAATGGTCTCGAATAATGTGTTTTATCCCTCGACCGGGCTGACCGGGATCGCAGTCGCCGCCTATTCGCGGGAGATGAGCCGTCTCCGATCCGACTACGGCCTCCCGGACGGAGCGTTCTACACGTCAGAGAACCTGAGAGACCCGACTATCTTCGATTTTTTCAACAACACCTTGATTGGTCCCAATTCCGAAGGACTCGCCAATCTCAAGGCGCTCGATCTTTCGCTGGAACAACTGGTATGGGATCGCAAGGCTGGTTTCGAGGTCGCATTCAGTCGTCAGGCTTGGGATGAAGGTCTGCAGAGCCTGATGCCGCAGTCGGCGCCCTACATTTCTATCGACGTCAACACGCGTATGTGGACGGGGGAGGCCAACCCCAATTACGGTCGGCCCTTCGTCTCGACTGCCGGCCGCGCGACCTACAATGATGTCGAGGCTGAAACGACTCGCGCCAAGGCCTTTTTCGAGATCGATCTCAGGGGGCGGCAACGTCGTTGGCTCGGCTGGCTGCTCGGCCGGCACATTGTCTCGAGTCTGGTGCAGAAGGAGACACTGACTACCGAAAATCGCGGTGGGGGATCCACCCACTACACGCCGGACTTCTGGACCAATGGCAACAACCAGTCGCGCGGCGCCGGCCAGAGCAAACAGATCGTCACCTGGGTTTACCTTGGTCCGTCGCTTGCCGGTGCCAGCAGTCCAAGCGGAGCCGGGCTGTCCGGTCTCCAGAAGAACCTGCTGAATTTCCAGGACACTCTGACCAGTCAGAACGTCATCATCCAGCGTGTTCCCGCGCCCTCGGCGGCGGTGGCTGGCCAGGCCCAATACCAGCCGACCCATGGCCCGCTGACCATCCTGCGTGAAAACCGCGAGGTCACGAACACAGCCGGCTATGCCAACCTCAACCAACGCACGCTTGATTCGCAGGCGATCTCAATGCAGAGCTACCTGCTCGGTGAGCTCGTCGTGGGAACGGCGGGCTGGCGCAAGGAGAAGTCCTCGATTCTCGGCGCCAATGCGCCGTTTGCCCCGGGTGGCGAAGGCTATGTGCTGGTTGACAGCCCCAATTATTCATTGAAGAACCCGGACTTGGTTCCCCAGAAATTTCAGCAGACGCTCTTTGCCTGGAGCGCGGTTGGAAAGACGCCCGAGCGCTGGATACGGCGCATACCAGTCCTTTCGGCCCTCAACCTCTACTACGGAGAGTCCGAGAACTTCAGTCCTCCTGAGACGCGCACCTTCGATGCCTTCCGCAACGAGATTCCTCCCCCGCGCGGGTTGACGGAGGAGGGCGGGATCTATCTCGAAGCCTTCGACGGTCGCATTGCCCTGCGTATCAACTCGTTCAAGACCACCCAGACCGGCAGCTTCAACACCGTGGTCAGCGCCATTCCTGCCACGATCGTGAGCCTCCACAACACCGTCTTCAACATGGTACGGTCCGGACTGGTTTCCAATGGCGGCAATGGTTTTCCCAGCGGCTATGTCCCGCCTCCGGATGAATTGCTCCGCACCTTCTCCGTTCAGGTTCAACCCAGCGGATTCATCTCATCGACGAATCCCGGGGTGCGTGACACCAGTGACTTCGTCACCGAGGGCAAGGAGATCGAACTCTCCTTCCGGCCCACCCGCGGCCTCTCCTTCGTTCTCAATGTCGCCCAGCAGCAATCCGTCCGCAGCAATACCGGCCGGGCGGTCCGTCGTCTCCTGTTCGATACGCCGACTTCCACGGGCGATTCGCTGGCCGCAGAATGGTTGAAGCCTTGGGCTCGCCAGATCCCGCTCAATGCCGGCGCTCTTGGCAAGGAGGGCTCGAACGACATCAATCTGCTGGGCAACAATTTTCTGATCAATGCGCTCAATCGCTACAATGTCGCCGCCTCCGGGGACGGAGCACCGGTGCAGGAGCTGCGTGAGTGGCGCGTGAATTTTGTCGGGAACTACCAGTTTCAAACCGGGCGCTTGAAGGGGTGGGGCGTCGGTGCTGGCGTTCGCTGGCAGGACAGGGCCGCCATCGGATTTCCCGTGGCCACGTTCGAATCCGACATGAGCCCGTCGGACGGCATCCCCGAGCTCAGCGATCTTCGCATATCCGATGTGCACCATCCCTATTTCGGCCCCACGGAAACGCGCTACGATGCGTGGTTGTCTTATGGCACCAGGATCTTCCGGAACCGCGTTCCGCTCAAGCTCCAGCTCAATGTGCGAAATCTGTTCACCCATGACCAGCTGGTTCCGGCGGTGGCCAATCCCGACGGCACCATTCCGGTATGGTCCATCGCCGAAGGCCGGAAGATTACGCTTTCCGCAAAGTTCTCATTCTGA
- a CDS encoding helix-turn-helix domain-containing protein: protein MTFHSVERLGAPYASVSEVGFVIPTGSEINLSNVEHKIVFYLKARCRLVIEGEGEFAVEAGDVLVVPRRCVQRYRAGQGGAAQLHALKILFSLPPLPAKGARPVPTEGLGDPEADLTAFVQHHFRQIRYLRGAQTAAIQEILRAIRHETEHHGPGIRHRVRALCTNLVVHVARRLHEPISAPHASAMGSGAGAVVVQAKEYLIRNHARELTLGEVAWSVRKSEEHLARVFRRVTGQTVFDYLRTVRLEMAKTLLINSEKTLTEIASASGFGSLALFSRNFKHYVGNSPSIYRQQRSQAVVWRPSA from the coding sequence ATGACTTTTCACTCGGTCGAACGGTTGGGCGCTCCCTACGCTTCCGTGTCGGAGGTGGGCTTTGTCATCCCCACGGGAAGTGAAATCAACCTGAGCAACGTGGAGCACAAGATCGTGTTCTACCTGAAGGCGCGATGCAGGCTCGTGATTGAGGGGGAGGGTGAATTCGCGGTCGAAGCAGGGGATGTCCTGGTCGTGCCGCGGCGGTGTGTCCAGCGATACCGGGCGGGACAGGGAGGCGCGGCCCAGTTGCATGCGCTGAAGATCCTCTTTTCCTTGCCTCCGCTTCCAGCGAAGGGCGCAAGGCCGGTGCCGACGGAAGGGCTTGGTGATCCCGAGGCGGATCTGACGGCCTTCGTCCAGCATCATTTCCGGCAAATCCGCTACCTCCGCGGTGCGCAGACAGCCGCGATCCAGGAGATTCTCCGTGCGATCCGGCATGAGACTGAACACCACGGACCCGGGATCCGTCACCGCGTGCGGGCCTTGTGCACCAATCTGGTTGTGCACGTGGCTCGCCGGCTGCATGAGCCGATCTCCGCTCCCCATGCGTCGGCGATGGGATCAGGGGCGGGAGCGGTGGTGGTTCAGGCAAAGGAGTACCTGATCCGCAATCACGCACGAGAGCTGACCTTGGGAGAGGTGGCGTGGTCGGTGAGAAAGAGTGAGGAGCACCTCGCGCGGGTGTTTCGACGCGTGACCGGCCAGACTGTCTTTGACTACCTGCGCACCGTACGCCTGGAAATGGCGAAGACTCTTCTGATCAACTCGGAAAAAACTCTGACGGAAATCGCGTCCGCGTCGGGATTTGGCTCACTCGCCCTTTTCAGCCGTAACTTCAAGCACTATGTCGGCAACAGTCCCTCCATCTATCGGCAGCAGCGCTCCCAAGCTGTGGTGTGGCGTCCGTCGGCGTAG
- a CDS encoding bifunctional metallophosphatase/5'-nucleotidase: protein MQRLADSRYALSLIFLILANFSAAAPERTQVTLLSTTDLHGHILPIDYATNSPSNVGLAKVATLIRKVRAAEGEIVLVDCGDTIQGTPLVYHHNRINNTPPDPMMLVMNALGYDAMVVGNHEYNFGLAVLQKARREAQFPWLSANTEHTADATPAFDAYVVKTVRGVRVGVLGLTTPGIPYWEDKGNYAGLRFTDPVDAARRGISELKTREKVDVVVLAMHMGLEENLATGIISSSQVPNENAALKIVRSVRGIDVLFMGHTHRTVPSLAVGTALLTQAGRWGDHLSRADVYLERSDGASAWRIVAKSSTCIPVEAATRPDPEVLSLAKPYHEETQAWLSRPIGHSTKALSSAESRLRDTAIMDLIQRVQLDAGKADVSFASSFTLNARLPKGPVTVRDIAGLYVYDNTLVTIDLTGAQIKEALEHSARYFRPHDAGKSAAQLIDPSIPGYNFDLAEGVSYIIDLRRTPGDRIVDLKFNGEPLDPSRHFRVAINNYRLNGGGGYTMFSDAPVLQRSSTEIRDLIVDWVQSHPEIPTEPTNNWSIQD, encoded by the coding sequence ATGCAAAGACTCGCCGACAGCCGTTACGCGCTCTCATTGATTTTTCTAATTTTGGCGAATTTTTCAGCGGCGGCACCTGAGCGAACGCAGGTCACGCTGCTTTCAACGACCGACCTGCACGGTCACATTCTGCCCATCGACTACGCTACAAACTCACCCTCCAACGTGGGTCTCGCAAAGGTCGCCACGCTCATCAGAAAGGTGCGCGCCGCTGAGGGTGAAATCGTGCTTGTGGACTGCGGCGACACGATCCAGGGCACTCCGCTGGTCTATCATCACAACCGCATCAACAACACTCCGCCGGATCCCATGATGCTGGTGATGAATGCACTCGGTTATGACGCGATGGTCGTCGGCAATCACGAGTACAATTTCGGACTCGCGGTTCTTCAGAAGGCGCGTCGCGAAGCGCAATTTCCGTGGCTCTCGGCGAACACCGAACACACCGCTGACGCCACGCCCGCATTCGACGCCTATGTCGTCAAGACCGTCCGCGGCGTCCGCGTGGGAGTGCTCGGGCTGACAACCCCCGGGATTCCGTATTGGGAGGACAAGGGAAACTACGCCGGCCTTCGTTTCACCGATCCGGTCGATGCGGCGCGGCGCGGCATCTCGGAGCTGAAGACCAGGGAGAAAGTCGATGTCGTGGTCCTCGCGATGCACATGGGGCTCGAGGAGAATCTCGCGACGGGCATCATTTCCTCCAGCCAGGTTCCCAACGAGAACGCGGCGTTGAAAATCGTCCGTTCCGTGCGCGGTATCGACGTTCTCTTCATGGGACACACCCACCGCACGGTCCCCAGCCTCGCAGTCGGCACCGCCTTGCTCACGCAGGCCGGGCGCTGGGGCGACCACCTGAGCCGCGCCGATGTGTATCTCGAGCGCAGCGATGGCGCTTCAGCCTGGCGGATTGTGGCGAAATCCTCCACCTGTATTCCGGTGGAGGCCGCCACCAGGCCCGATCCCGAGGTCCTCTCGCTCGCAAAGCCCTACCATGAGGAAACTCAAGCCTGGCTTTCACGACCCATCGGACACAGCACCAAGGCTCTTTCTTCGGCTGAATCGCGGCTTCGGGACACCGCCATCATGGACCTGATCCAGAGAGTGCAGCTCGATGCCGGGAAAGCGGATGTGTCATTCGCCTCCAGCTTCACTCTTAACGCCCGCCTCCCCAAGGGCCCGGTGACCGTTAGGGACATCGCCGGCCTGTATGTTTATGACAACACCCTGGTGACGATCGATCTCACCGGCGCCCAGATCAAGGAAGCTCTCGAACATTCGGCGCGCTATTTCCGTCCCCATGACGCCGGCAAATCAGCGGCGCAACTCATCGATCCATCGATTCCAGGCTACAACTTTGATCTGGCGGAGGGTGTCAGCTACATCATCGATCTGCGCCGTACTCCCGGCGATCGCATTGTCGATCTGAAGTTCAATGGCGAACCCCTCGATCCCTCGCGCCACTTTCGAGTCGCAATCAACAACTATCGCCTCAACGGCGGCGGCGGTTACACGATGTTCAGCGACGCCCCGGTGCTCCAGCGCTCGAGCACGGAGATCCGCGATCTCATCGTGGACTGGGTTCAGTCCCATCCGGAAATTCCCACCGAGCCGACGAACAACTGGTCGATTCAGGACTAG
- a CDS encoding thioredoxin family protein: MSNLIPPLLFAGLIAAAPLAAVERGDSYDSVISEKGAPSGKLNSGSVQILKYSDQEIRLEKGVVVSIRGVGRSAAPAVKPQPPQGIPASPPELRWTESFPEAINLAKETDRKVFMFFTGSDWCVWCKRLEAEVLSTPQFARFAPERFVLLKVDFPKSTQQPEDLVAQNQALAKRFRVNGFPTVIVFSADGKRLADLGYEPGGPAPFIEKLSMIK; encoded by the coding sequence ATGAGCAACCTCATCCCACCGCTTCTTTTCGCCGGCCTGATTGCAGCCGCTCCGCTGGCTGCGGTTGAGCGCGGGGATTCCTACGACTCGGTCATCAGCGAAAAAGGCGCCCCCTCCGGCAAATTGAATTCAGGCTCGGTTCAGATCCTGAAGTACAGCGATCAGGAGATCCGCCTCGAAAAAGGTGTCGTGGTGTCCATCCGCGGCGTAGGCAGGTCCGCAGCACCGGCGGTCAAGCCGCAACCCCCACAGGGCATTCCCGCTTCACCGCCGGAGTTGCGATGGACGGAAAGTTTTCCCGAGGCAATCAACCTGGCCAAGGAAACGGACCGCAAGGTTTTCATGTTTTTCACTGGCTCCGACTGGTGCGTTTGGTGCAAGCGACTCGAGGCTGAGGTCCTCTCAACACCCCAATTCGCCCGCTTCGCGCCCGAACGCTTCGTGCTGCTCAAGGTTGATTTTCCCAAGAGCACCCAGCAACCCGAAGATCTTGTCGCGCAAAACCAGGCACTCGCGAAGCGGTTTCGCGTGAACGGTTTTCCGACAGTGATCGTTTTCTCCGCCGATGGAAAACGCCTCGCCGACCTCGGTTATGAGCCGGGTGGACCGGCGCCCTTCATCGAGAAACTGTCGATGATCAAATAG